From one Salmo salar chromosome ssa09, Ssal_v3.1, whole genome shotgun sequence genomic stretch:
- the LOC106611930 gene encoding early growth response protein 1 has translation MAATKTEMLLPALQISDPLSFPHSPMDNYPKLEEMMMLSSAGTPFLSASAPEGAGFGSGEQGEQYDHLAGDTLPDIAMNCEKSMGEQSYSTQRLPPISYTGRFTLEPATNCSNSLWAEPLFSLVSGLVGINTPSTSAPPSSVSQTGTSSSSPSSISSVTISSQSSSLSCSVHHSENIPIYSAAPTYSSTSSDIFSDQGQGFPIPAGGSLQYPPPTYSNGKTCGSSFPVPMIPDYLFPQQQGEISLLQDQKPFHNGSGQPSLTPLSTIKAFATQTGSQDLKSVYQSQLIKPNRMRKYPNRPSKTPPHERPYACPVETCDRRFSRSDELTRHIRIHTGQKPFQCRICMRNFSRSDHLTTHIRTHTGEKPFACEICGRKFARSDERKRHTKIHLRQKDKKAEKGGVAGVVAEAPVSAPSSVSSYPSPVTSCYSSPVHTSYPSPSIATSYPSPSIATTYPSVSMSMSGFQSSMASSFPSSVASIYSSPVPTPLSDMHSTLSPRTIEIC, from the exons ATGGCTGCAACCAAGACAGAGATGCTCCTTCCAGCCCTGCAGATCTCAGACCCCCTCAGCTTCCCCCACTCTCCCATGGATAACTACCCCAAGCTGGAGGAGATGATGATGCTGAGCTCCGCTGGGACCCCCTTCCTCTCTGCATCAGCGCCCGAGGGAGCAGGCTTTGGATCGGGGGAGCAAGGAGAGCAATATGACCACCTTGCTGGAG atacGTTACCTGATATCGCCATGAACTGTGAGAAGTCGATGGGTGAGCAGAGCTACTCTACCCAGCGGCTGCCTCCCATCTCCTACACTGGCCGCTTCACCCTGGAGCCAGCCACCAACTGCAGCAACAGCCTGTGGGCCGAGCCCCTGTTCAGCCTGGTCAGTGGGCTAGTGGGGATCAACACCCCCTCCACCTCCGCCCCGCCCTCCTCCGTCTCTCAGACCGGCACCTCTTCCTCGTCCCCGTCCTCTATCTCCTCCGTCACCATTTCCTCTCAGAGCTCCAGTCTGAGCTGCTCTGTTCACCACAGTGAGAATATCCCCATCTACTCAGCTGCTCCTACGTACTCCAGCACCAGCTCTGACATCTTCTCTGACCAGGGCCAGGGCTTCCCCATCCCCGCGGGGGGGTCACTCCAGTACCCCCCGCCAACCTACTCCAACGGCAAGACGTGTGGCTCCAGCTTTCCTGTGCCCATGATCCCTGACTACCTATTTCCCCAGCAGCAGGGGGAGATAAGTCTGCTACAGGATCAGAAGCCCTTCCACAACGGGTCTGGCCAGCCCTCCCTCACTCCCCTGTCCACCATCAAAGCCTTTGCCACTCAGACAGGTTCCCAGGACTTAAAGAGTGTCTACCAGTCCCAGCTGATCAAGCCGAACCGCATGCGCAAGTACCCCAACCGGCCCAGCAAGACACCGCCCCACGAGAGGCCTTATGCCTGCCCTGTGGAAACGTGCGACCGCCGCTTCTCCCGCTCCGATGAGCTGACGCGCCACATCCGCATCCACACGGGCCAGAAGCCCTTCCAGTGCCGCATCTGCATGCGCAACTTCAGCCGCAGCGACCACCTGACCACGCACATTCGCACGCACACTGGCGAGAAGCCCTTCGCCTGTGAGATCTGTGGACGCAAGTTCGCCCGCAGCGATGAGAGGAAGAGGCACACCAAGATCCACCTGAGGCAAAAGGACAAGAAGGCGGAGAAGGGCGGGGTTGCCGGGGTGGTGGCAGAAGCACCAGTATCAGCCCCCTCCTCAGtctcctcctacccctctccAGTCACATCCTGCTACTCCTCTCCGGTCCACACCTCGTACCCCTCTCCCTCAATCGCCACCTCgtacccctctccctccatcgccACCACCTACCCCTCTGTCTCCATGTCCATGTCCGGTTTTCAGTCCTCCAtggcctcctccttcccctcctccgtAGCCTCTATCTACTCCTCTCCGGTCCCCACCCCGCTATCAGACATGCATTCCACACTCTCCCCAAGGACAATCGAGATCTGCTAA